The following nucleotide sequence is from Triticum dicoccoides isolate Atlit2015 ecotype Zavitan chromosome 7B, WEW_v2.0, whole genome shotgun sequence.
GATCTCAGAGGAACGCTCCGACGTCAGCATGGCATAGTTGGTGATCTTGCTCCGGACCATGGCGGAGTGCCGGAGCGTGGGCGAAGTGTTTTACCGTGGAAAGAGCACCGGAgcgggagagggaggaggtggatgggttCGGACTGGCAACACGGAGAGAGGGGAGGGGATGGGTTAGGGTTGCCAGACGCcgaccggcttaaatagccggattTGGTCTTGGACGGCGAACTGGCGCCACGCGGTGTTCACACCACAGCGACGGACCTGGCGTCCATCGGACCGCCGGGTTTCCGGGCGTTTCCGCGTGGGACCCCGCCGTCAGACCGACGTGGCGGACGTGCCCGGTGCGTTCGGGCAcctccatatccgccccatatttgggctggatgtgGGGGGTGTCGGTCAGTCCCGGCGTTTGAGGACCGTTTGAGGGGTTCGTCTGGGTCAAAAAATCGTGACGTATAAGTCGAGTTTGAGAGGTCCAACTATAGATGGTCTTTTTTTTGAACATCGGTacggacgcaagcgctcatatacacgcgcatacactcatccctatgaacgcacacacgcacaccctacccctatgagcacctccaaaagactgagccgacatatcatcaaataaatccaaaaataaatgcgagcaccaggatttgaatcctggtggGTTGGGAATATCACAGTCCCTCTAATCATCCAACCATAGATTGGTTCGCCAGCTATAGATGGTCTTATTCTGTTTGCTTAGTGTCACTCACTGTAGCATCCCACCGCAAgcctcgaacccaacgagaagagTCCACGTTTCGGATGATTGGTCCGTTATCGGAAAAAAGCCAAACAAATCACCGCCGTTAAATAAGGATCGACGGCCGCGGCATGGCCGTCGTCACATCGTTCCTCCGCTGCGCGACCGCCGCCGCTCTcgcactccaccaccaccaccaccaaccggccTTCCTCGCCGTCCGCCTCCGCTTCCCGCGCCCCCGGATCCCGACAAGGATGTCCATGTcgtcctcgccggccgccgccgcagccgccgcgccgCACCAAGCCGGGGCGTGGTACGCGGTGCCGGACCTCAGCCTCCGCGACCACCGCTTCGCCGTCCCGCTTGACCACTCCTCCCCCTCCGCGCCGCACATCACCGTCTTCGCCCGCGAGGTTGTCGCAGGTACTCCCCGCTTCCTCCCTCGCATCTCCCCTGCTACGCCTCTCGGTCACGGAGTTAGGGGGATAAGATGGCCCTGCACATCCGCTGCGGGATCGGTGGGCAGGTTAAGTAGAATTTCGCGTGCTCGTTTTATCTCTCTCTCATTTTTTAATCTCTGTTCTGAGGCAACCAGGAATCAGTAGTAGGAGTATATGCTTAGGAAATACTAGTAGGAAGTAAAACATTGTTTGGTAGATTTGGGAATGAGTCATGCAAACATTGACGAACCTTTTGCGCTGTCCACTGGCACGACCATGCTAAAACACACAGTTCCCGCTTGGTTTACTGAATCCTCGGTAAGGCGTGTCGGGTGTAGCTGCAGAGACGCTGGGCCGAGACGCCGAGTGTATGGATACAATGCCCATGCGTGGAAGAACTGAATTTTAAGTTAATGCAATGTATCCAACATCATATGCTTGGAACACTTCATGCTAATTTCATGTTGAGCGAGCGTGATTAACTTACTACTGTACTGTTCTTTTATGCCCTGCATCCACATGACTGTTTAAGTGTATCATTACAGCTGGAAAAGAAGAGGCCGCTTTGCCTTATCTGGTGTACCTACAAGGGGGGCCTGGATATGAAAGTCCCCGTCCCACGGAAGCGAGTGGTTGGGTAAAGAAGGCATGCGAAGAATACCGCGTGCTATTGCTCGATCAGGTACATTCCAACTTCTTCGGCAGATGCTCTGTACTCTTCGGTTTTTGCACCCATCTTGGTCTTCCTGTGCTGACATTCTTTTTACCTTTCAGCGAGGAACAGGATTGTCAACACCGTTGACAACATCATCTCTTTCTCAAATAACATCTGCAGCAGAGCAGGTGGAGTATCTGAAGCATTTCAGGGCGGATAGCATAGTTAAGGATGCAGAGTTTATTCGTCGGCATCTTGTACCAGATGCCAAGCCTTGGACAATTCTGGGACAGGTATAGTATGTAACATTATGTGACCTTGATGCACTTGTTTGTCTTGCATTTCTTATTTATTGTTGTTAATGCAATGTTGTCATTTATACCGTCTATTATTTCCTTCTATACAGAGTTATGGTGGATTTTGTGccgttacatatttgagttttgctCCAGAGGGCCTGAAAGCTGTCCTTTTAACCGGAGGGCTTCCACCACTAGGAAAGCCCTGCACTGCAGAAACTGTGTACAGAGCCTGCTTTAAGCAGGTTCAGCAGCAAAATGAGAAGTACTATAAGAGGTTTCCTCAAGATGTACAAGTCGTTCATGAAGTTGTGAGATACTTGAGTGAATCTGAAGGTGGAGGAGTAAGTCATTCTTATTATTTTTGCGCTTTCTCTCACATGTGAATTTGAAACTTGTTTCTTATGCAACATATTTTTATCAGGTTCTTCTTCCATCAGGTGGCAGGTTAACCCCTAAGATGCTGCAGTGCCTTGGACTATCTGGTTTAGGTTTCAGTGGAGGATTTGAAAGACTGCATTATCTGTAAGAAATATTTGCATTTTCTTCATTACTTGATAAAATAATGTGACTTTCTGATCTGTGTCACTCCTTGCTATTGTCTGGGACAGACTCGAGAGAGTGTGGGATCCTGTACTCGTTCCTGGTGCAAAAAAGAATATAAGCTATTACTTCTTGAAAGAGGTACTAAGCATCACCAGTATAATGTTGATCTTTAAAATTACCATGTTCTATGTCTCTAATGGGTAACCTTACATTATATTTTCCTGCAGTTTGACATGTGGGTAGGTTTTGATCAAAATCCTCTCTATGCTCTCTTGCATGAGTCTATCTACTGCGAGGTAACTTTTGATACCTTTTTTTAATCTGTTTAGCTGGTACTGCAACTCTTTTTCTTAAGTCTACTGTAATTCATGGATCCAGGGATCTTCATCAAAGTGGTCAGCCGATAAGATCCTCAATGAAAATGGAAGTTTGTTCGACCCTGTTAAGGCTACAGAAGAAGGCCGTCCTGTGTATCTTACTG
It contains:
- the LOC119338378 gene encoding proline iminopeptidase-like: MAVVTSFLRCATAAALALHHHHHQPAFLAVRLRFPRPRIPTRMSMSSSPAAAAAAAPHQAGAWYAVPDLSLRDHRFAVPLDHSSPSAPHITVFAREVVAAGKEEAALPYLVYLQGGPGYESPRPTEASGWVKKACEEYRVLLLDQRGTGLSTPLTTSSLSQITSAAEQVEYLKHFRADSIVKDAEFIRRHLVPDAKPWTILGQSYGGFCAVTYLSFAPEGLKAVLLTGGLPPLGKPCTAETVYRACFKQVQQQNEKYYKRFPQDVQVVHEVVRYLSESEGGGVLLPSGGRLTPKMLQCLGLSGLGFSGGFERLHYLLERVWDPVLVPGAKKNISYYFLKEFDMWVGFDQNPLYALLHESIYCEGSSSKWSADKILNENGSLFDPVKATEEGRPVYLTGEMVFPCFFDEINALRPLKEAAHLLAEKEDWPPLYDISVLNNNKVPVAATVYYEDMYVNFNIAKETASQIAGIRLWVTNEYPHSGLRDGGPHVFEHLMGLLKGKRPLF